TAAAGACTATCAAAAATTTGATTTCAACCGCGCGTATCAAGCCTTTCGACAACCCGGCTCTTCTATTAAGCCTTTGCTTGACTATGGACCATACATTGAAGAAACGGGTGCAACCACAAATAGCTTAATCGATGCAAGAAAATTTTGCAGTAACGAGTATTGCCCAAACAATTATAATGAAAAAACGTACGGAACCGTTTCGTTAAGAACTGCCTTTAAATATTCGTACAACACACCCGCTGTCAGAATACTCGACAGAATTGGTGTGAAAACAGGCTTTAGCTATCTTGAACCCTATCATTTCCAGGAATTGCATAAGGAAGACTACCGGCTGCCGTCCGCTCTTGGCGGATTGACCGTTGGTGTCTCTCCTTTAGAAATGACAGATGCGTATACGACCTTTGCCAATGACGGAAGCTATACGAAAAGCCATGCGATAAAAAAAGTGACTGATTTAAAAGGTAAAGTATTATACGAATGGAAGGATAAGCCGCAGCAGATTTTCAGCAAAAGAACCAACGATCAAATGAGAAAGCTTCTGACTGCCGTTGTTAAGGAAGGGACCGGGAGAAAAGCAAACTTCTCCTCCCCTTACATCGGCGGCAAAACAGGCACGTCAAACGACTACCATGACATTTGGTTTATAGGCCTAACCGATCAATACTCCATGGGGGTCTGGGTCGGAAAAGATCAGCTCGGAAACGTGGAATCTATCTACAAATCAGGACCGCATTTATCTATTTGGAGACAGACTATGAATATTTCCTATTAAAGGGGGGATGTTTCTGATGGATGAACAACAACCGATTATATTGTTCGACGGGGTTTGCAACCTATGCAACGGAGCTGTCCAATTTATTATTAAAAGAGATCCGCAAGCCCGGATCTCCTTTGCTTCGTTACAGTCTTCAATCGGTCAGAAGCTTCTGGAACGGCATGAGCTGCCCAAAAGTGATTTTGATACCTTTATCATGATTGAAAATGGTAAAATCCGGACAAAATCGACCGCGGCTCTAAAAACCCTCCGATATTTAAACAGAGCGTGGAAATGGGCTTACCTGCTTATTGTTATTCCAAAACCGTTCAGAGATGCCATCTACAGCTATATTGCAAAAAATCGTTATAAATGGTTTGGAAAACAAGAACATTGCATGATACCAACCAAGGACACGAAGAAACGATTTTTACACGAATAAAATGGCCGGCTTACACAGGTAAGCTGGCCATAATACTGTTATAGAGCTTAATAACGACATAAAAAATTGCCATAACAAAAGCAAACCAAAAAATTAATTCAAATAAGATAAACCCGATCAAAGAAACAAGCGAAAGCGTCGCTTGAATCTTGTAAACAATGAAAATAAAATAAGACAGCGTCGCTATCAATATTACAGCCAAGATGAAAAGCGGCTGCTGGATGAATGCGAGAGACACTAGGCTTGATCCTAAATAAAACACGGATCCAATCCGGATTTTTTTCAAATTCTCCCCTTCAGGATCTTTGGAAAAAAAGAGCAGCGCCAGCTCCGTTATCGTATCAGCGATCAATTTAAGAGCTGAAAACAACATAAAAAATATAAGAGCGAACACGATAAATAAACCGATCCGGATTTCATTAGCTGAAAGAAACTCAAGCATGCCATTGTAAATACTATATGTTTGTAACAGCTCGGTAACATACGCAGTCGCTGCCAGTGAACACGAGGCGCTGAATAACAAAATCGAAATAAGTGGAAAATAGCTAGTAAAATAAGTGTTTTTCATAGTATTACCCTTTCTGTAGCATTCCTCACTTATTATGGACGACATGACAAGGATTGACAAGAAGAAGTTCCCCCTGATCAGAGTCCGCTTTTCAATACCTCTTCTTTCTTCACAAATCAACCTTTTCTCTGTAAAGTATACTTTATAGATTTTCTATCTATACTCTTTCATAAGGAGAGTTCTTTTTGAGAAAAACATTGCGACTCCAAACCCGTTTAACACTATTTGTTTGTATTGTAGTTCTGATATCCCTATTAATCACCTTGGTTTTCATCAGCATAGACACCGAACGGAATATCCATGACCAAGAAAAAATGGTTGCAGTACATACAGCAAAAATGGTTGCTGAATCCAATATGGTTAAGGAAGCCTTTGAAACCAAGGATTTCGATGAATTGGAGGATTATACGAACCACATACAGAAAATCACCGAGACAAAATTTATTGTCGTCATGAATATGAACGGGATAAGACTAACCCATCCGGATCCATCGAAAATCGGCAAACGATTTTCCGGAGGAGACGAAAAACCGGTACTCTCAGGAAAAGAACATATCTCAACTGCTTCGGGCACACTTGGAGACTCGCTTAGGGCTTTTATTCCTATCTATAATAATGAAGGAGATCAAGTTGGAGCTGTAGCAGTGGGAATTACCATGGATGAAATTAACGATATTATTACTGCTCATTTATTGCCCTTATATTTTGCTATCTTTATTAGCTTAGGTGTAGGTGTAATTGGGGCTGTTTTTGTCGCACGAAAGGTTAAGAACTTGATGTTCGGCATGGAGCCGGATGAAATAGCTACCATATTAAAACAACGAAGCGCCATGCTTGAATCTACAAAAGAAGGCATCCTGGCCATTGATAAAACAGGAAAAATTACGCTCGTAAACGCAGAGGCAAAGCGTCTGTTTTCAAAAATGGGGATCAGCAAAAATCCGTTAAATCAAGAACTGAAAAAACTTCTGCCAAACAGCAAGCTCTTGCAGGTAATTGAATCAAAAAAACCGCAAAACGACAGGATCATTCGAATGAACGGCTTGGAGCTTGTTTTTAATGAAGTCCCCATCCAATTAAAAGGAGAAATTGTCGGAGCCATTGCTACCTTCCGGGATAAAACTGAGGTCAAGCATCTGATGGAACAATTAACGGGGATTAAAATGTATGCCAATGCTTTAAGAGCCCAATCCCATGAATTTATGAACAAGCTTCATGTCATTCTTGGTCTCGTCCGCTTAAAAGATTACGACGAGCTCGGCGAGTATATAAAGGATATTGCGATAAATCAGCAAACAG
This window of the Bacillus gobiensis genome carries:
- the malK gene encoding malate sensor histidine kinase MalK, with translation MRKTLRLQTRLTLFVCIVVLISLLITLVFISIDTERNIHDQEKMVAVHTAKMVAESNMVKEAFETKDFDELEDYTNHIQKITETKFIVVMNMNGIRLTHPDPSKIGKRFSGGDEKPVLSGKEHISTASGTLGDSLRAFIPIYNNEGDQVGAVAVGITMDEINDIITAHLLPLYFAIFISLGVGVIGAVFVARKVKNLMFGMEPDEIATILKQRSAMLESTKEGILAIDKTGKITLVNAEAKRLFSKMGISKNPLNQELKKLLPNSKLLQVIESKKPQNDRIIRMNGLELVFNEVPIQLKGEIVGAIATFRDKTEVKHLMEQLTGIKMYANALRAQSHEFMNKLHVILGLVRLKDYDELGEYIKDIAINQQTVTTEVINRIKNPVLAGFLLGKQSYIREQGASLQIVCESVIPNTSVSSVIHDLITAIGNLLNNALDAVSASEIKEISLSLKYKNDQLFIEVIDSGTGISKEEQSKMFEQGYSTKGKNRGYGLYLVEQSVERLNGHIVLISEKGEGSAFSIRIPYIQKEEKND
- a CDS encoding thiol-disulfide oxidoreductase DCC family protein gives rise to the protein MMDEQQPIILFDGVCNLCNGAVQFIIKRDPQARISFASLQSSIGQKLLERHELPKSDFDTFIMIENGKIRTKSTAALKTLRYLNRAWKWAYLLIVIPKPFRDAIYSYIAKNRYKWFGKQEHCMIPTKDTKKRFLHE
- a CDS encoding DUF5366 family protein produces the protein MKNTYFTSYFPLISILLFSASCSLAATAYVTELLQTYSIYNGMLEFLSANEIRIGLFIVFALIFFMLFSALKLIADTITELALLFFSKDPEGENLKKIRIGSVFYLGSSLVSLAFIQQPLFILAVILIATLSYFIFIVYKIQATLSLVSLIGFILFELIFWFAFVMAIFYVVIKLYNSIMASLPV